GGTCACGTCTCGGAGAGCGATCCGGCGGTGCGGGCGCGCCGAGCCGAGGAAGTGCACGAGATCGTCGCCCAGTTCCGTGACCGGCTGAGCAGCCGAGGACTTCCCGTCCCCCGACTCGTGATTGGCGGGACGCCGGCGTTCCCGATGCACGCCGGCTTTGAAGCGCCCGGAGTGGAGTGCTCGCCGGGGACTGTGGTCTACCACGACTACAACTACAAGTCGCGTTACCCGGACCTGCCGTTCACCCCGGCCGCCCTGCTGCTGACGCGCGTGGTCAGCAGCCCCCGCGCGGGGCGCCTCTGCCTGGACCTCGGCCACAAGGCGGTCGCCGCGGACCCTGCGGGCTTACGGGCCTTCTTCCCCGCCCTGCCCGACGCGCGGCCCGTCGGCCACAGCGAGGAGCATCTCGTTCTGGAGACCCCGAACGCCGATCGTTTTCCGATCGGAACGCCGCTGCTCGCGATCCCTGCGCACGTCTGCCCGACGTCGGCCCTACATCGCAGCGCCCACGTCGTGGTCGACGGTCGAGTCGTCGACGAATGGGAGACCACCGCGCGAGACCGTCGACTGCGATTCTGATTCGTCAATCCTCGACGCGAACGTGCCGCACGTGGTTGTTCGCGAGCCACGACAGCATAGCGTCTTGCTCGTCGGTCAGCTCGACCTCGGCGGCCTTCTCGGTGTCCAACGGAGAGATCAGATAGAAGACGCCGTCCATCAGCCAGCGCGTGACTTCCTTACGGTCGAACCAGAATTCCCCCTCGTTGAGCTCCGGCATTTCCGGCGCGTCGGGACCGGCCTGGAAGTAGACGAGCTGTGCGCGGAGCCGATCCGAGAGAGGATAGGGAGCCAGCGTGGGATGATCGAGGGCGACCAGTCGCGATTGAGCCATCGTCGCTACTTCCAATCGTACAATTCGTGAACATCGGGGGTGTTGGTCCGCCCTGGAATCGGATGGACCGACCTGGATTGTCCAACGCCCCTGAGGGGTCGTCAAGCGAGCAAGGCAGACACCCGATGCGGTTGCCGAAAGGCGACGTATTCGACTTCGGTGATCCTCCGGGCCGCATGAGGAAAGACCGAGTCGACCAAACCAAGCCGGGCGGCTTCGACTCGATCGCCTGCAACGACCGCCGAACTCTTGAGCAGGATGAGACGGCGGGCGCCAAGTCGTTCCGCGATCCGCGCGGCGATCGAATCAGACGTCGTCTGCCACGAGAGCGGCAATGGATCGTCGCCGCTCTCGTCGATCTCCTCCAGATAGCGTCTCGGTGCGAGGATCGGCTGTCGAGCGGTCCGCCAGGCGTCGGCGATCTGGGGGAGGTTGTCGACGACGACCGCGTCAGCGATCAGGTACGACAACGACGCAGCAGAGACGTCCATCGCCCGCAAGGCCAGGCGATGGCACGATCGCTCGCCCAGGCCGTGGACCACATCGAGCGCCCTCACCGCATCGGCGAACGGCCCCCCGCCAGCGATCAGAACGACTCGGTCCGGCCGGACGTCGTCGGACCTGAGAAACGCCTGCAGTCGCTCCGACAACGCCGGCCAGTCGAAGAGGCTGCCGCCGACCTTGACGACGGTGATCGGCCGATCTTCAGCGGGCGTTGCCATGACTGCGCCCCCCGTCCCGCGCCAGGTCGATGAGAGCCCGCGCGCATGCAGCGTCCGACCCGTCCCGCCCCCACAAGTCGCCGATACTTCGGATCGTCCCGTGCGGGCCGACCAACGCCTCGGCCACGCGTCGCGCCAGGAATTCTCCCGACCCGGAAATCACAGCGGTCCTGGGTTCTCCAATCGTCGACGCGCAGGCTCGTCTCGCGGCAGCCGCCAGTCGGTCTCGCAGCGCGTCGTCGGCCGCCTGCGCCAGGGCCTCCACGTCGTCCGTCGAGCAGGAATCGCGATCGGCGCAGACCATCCTAGCCAGTCGTTCCAGGGCACGCTCTCGGGTGGCTGGGCGACCGTCGGCCGTCGATGAGTCCGACGGATCTGATGGAAGGTCGCCGAGGACCGTGTACACGTCGCGCGTGGTCGCGAAGAATTCGGCCGCCAGCCCGGTCGTCACCCCCTGAAACGGCAGTTCGACGGCCAGGGCGCAGACAGGCGTGCGTCCGACTCCGGCGTAAACCAACTCGCCGTTCGCGAGACGCTGGGCGTCGGTCCTCCCCCGCGCGGCGACTCTCCCGGCCGCAAGCGGAATCAAGTCGGCGGTCGTCGAGCCGATATCGATCAAGATCGCGGGCTCTTCGCCGGCAACCTGAGCCGCGATGCTCGCCAGAGCCAGCCAGTTCGAGGCGGCGGCGACGAGCGGAGTCGAACGGATCGATGCTTCGTCATGGAGTCGACCGTCCGTCCCCCAGAACAGGACGGGATGACCCGGCAAGGCCTTGAGGAGAGCCTGGACGATGTGGAGAACGCCGTCGCGCTTGGTCTCGAAGCAATCGCAAAGCTCAGCGGTCATCGTTGCCGCCACACGATCAAACTCCGGAAGTTTCGAGATCAGAGCGGCGATCGCCGAGCTGAGATTCTCGGGCTCCTTCCAGACCGGAAACGGCGACGACCGCACCTCTCCTCCGGAATGCGCCGCCTTGAGATTCGCGCCGCCGATATCGATCGCCAACCAGGAACAGCCGATTCCATCAGACAACCTCCGGCCTCCTTACTTCCAGTCGTGATGTCGGGAGATTCGTCCGTCCGCGGAGAAATCGATGGGCCCAGTGGTCCGAAAGTCCGGACAGGCCTTCTCGATGCTCAGATGCCATTCGTAGTCGTCCTGGAAGCAAGGGAAGTCCCAGGCCTCGGCCAGCTTGCCAGGCGGAGCGGCGTGGAGGAACCCCACGATCGATGTGGTGGGTCGGGGATTGAGCTCGAGGAAAACCGTTCGGCGTCGCTCAAAGTCGAAGATGAAATCCACCCCCACAAGCCCGCTCAAATCACGGACCGCCTTCACGGCCCGCATGAGCAGGTCGGCATCGACGTATTCCTCGGCGGGGAGGCGACCGCCCAGGTAGTGGAACCGATTCTGAGTCTGCTCGATCCGCTGGTCGCCCACCGTGAGCAGGAAAGGCCCGGCGAGCGGATGAACCAGGAAAAGCGCGCTCATCGGCCGCCCGGGGATGTATTCCTGTATGAGGCGGCGTCCTTCCCGCCCCGGGAGTCGGTTGACCTCGTCTCTACTCTCGACGAGAAACGTGTCGATCGACCCAGCGCCGTCGATGGGCTTCACGACGGCAGGAAACGGCCACTCCTCTGGAGGGGCGGCCCCCGGTTCGAGGACCTTCGTCCTTGGCGTCTCCAGGCCCACCCTGCGGAACCTTCGGGTCATTGAGTCCTTGTCGGCAGCGAGCGCCACAGCGCCGGCGTCGGAGCCTAGATGCGAGCAGCCCGATTTCTCAAGCCGCCTCGTCAGCGCCTCCAGGACTCCGTCCGTTTCGGGTGCGATCGGGACTGTATAATCGGCCTGTCTGGCCAGTGGGAACAGGTCGTCGATTGACCCGATGGCTACGGAATCCCAGGGGCCGTCGTCGGCTGAAACACGTGGATCTCGGGTGACGATAACGCGATGTCCAGGGCTGGCGGCGGCGAACTCGGCCGCGAGCGCCCGACGCATCGCGGCTCCCTCAGCAGCCAACGACTCCGGCAATTCCTCGCCGATCATGCCGCCGCCCGTGATGTGCTCGTAGATCAGGATCGTGAGGGGGACGGGTTCCATCATGGCTTCGGATTTCCAACTCGTGCCCGTGCTCGACGTCTTGAACGGTCGTGCCGTTCTCGCCGTCGGCGGCGAACGCTCGCGCTATCGGCCTGTCCGCAGCATCTTACACGCCGGCTGTGATCCTCGGAATCTGGCCCAGGCGTTCCGCGACGAACTGAACGTCTCCACGGTCTATGTCGCCGATCTCGACTCGATCACACGTCGCGAACGCAACGGCTCGCTCTACGATGACCTTCTCAGCTTCGACCTGGATGTCTGGATTGACCCCGGACTTCGGGACGCGAACGACCTGCGAGGTCTCCCCACAAGC
The nucleotide sequence above comes from Paludisphaera rhizosphaerae. Encoded proteins:
- a CDS encoding D-TA family PLP-dependent enzyme gives rise to the protein MIDAPPYLLRDPESIPSPSFLVFRDLVAGNLDAMIRIAGGVDRLRPHAKTHKSARVIQMALERGITKHKCATIAEAEMLAEAGAPDVLLAYPLVGPNVGRFVRLAAAFPTTTFRAVVDAPEHVRALSDAAATLDRPIPTLIDLDVGMGRTGIESGIGAEAVYQEIERKPHLAADGIHAYDGHVSESDPAVRARRAEEVHEIVAQFRDRLSSRGLPVPRLVIGGTPAFPMHAGFEAPGVECSPGTVVYHDYNYKSRYPDLPFTPAALLLTRVVSSPRAGRLCLDLGHKAVAADPAGLRAFFPALPDARPVGHSEEHLVLETPNADRFPIGTPLLAIPAHVCPTSALHRSAHVVVDGRVVDEWETTARDRRLRF
- a CDS encoding amino acid kinase family protein; its protein translation is MATPAEDRPITVVKVGGSLFDWPALSERLQAFLRSDDVRPDRVVLIAGGGPFADAVRALDVVHGLGERSCHRLALRAMDVSAASLSYLIADAVVVDNLPQIADAWRTARQPILAPRRYLEEIDESGDDPLPLSWQTTSDSIAARIAERLGARRLILLKSSAVVAGDRVEAARLGLVDSVFPHAARRITEVEYVAFRQPHRVSALLA
- a CDS encoding hydantoinase/oxoprolinase family protein codes for the protein MSDGIGCSWLAIDIGGANLKAAHSGGEVRSSPFPVWKEPENLSSAIAALISKLPEFDRVAATMTAELCDCFETKRDGVLHIVQALLKALPGHPVLFWGTDGRLHDEASIRSTPLVAAASNWLALASIAAQVAGEEPAILIDIGSTTADLIPLAAGRVAARGRTDAQRLANGELVYAGVGRTPVCALAVELPFQGVTTGLAAEFFATTRDVYTVLGDLPSDPSDSSTADGRPATRERALERLARMVCADRDSCSTDDVEALAQAADDALRDRLAAAARRACASTIGEPRTAVISGSGEFLARRVAEALVGPHGTIRSIGDLWGRDGSDAACARALIDLARDGGRSHGNAR
- a CDS encoding ATP-grasp domain-containing protein, producing the protein MMEPVPLTILIYEHITGGGMIGEELPESLAAEGAAMRRALAAEFAAASPGHRVIVTRDPRVSADDGPWDSVAIGSIDDLFPLARQADYTVPIAPETDGVLEALTRRLEKSGCSHLGSDAGAVALAADKDSMTRRFRRVGLETPRTKVLEPGAAPPEEWPFPAVVKPIDGAGSIDTFLVESRDEVNRLPGREGRRLIQEYIPGRPMSALFLVHPLAGPFLLTVGDQRIEQTQNRFHYLGGRLPAEEYVDADLLMRAVKAVRDLSGLVGVDFIFDFERRRTVFLELNPRPTTSIVGFLHAAPPGKLAEAWDFPCFQDDYEWHLSIEKACPDFRTTGPIDFSADGRISRHHDWK